One window of the Flavobacteriales bacterium genome contains the following:
- a CDS encoding coproporphyrinogen III oxidase encodes MDTSIYKEDFQKHVYALQNQICAELKKIDPSIVIQEDNWKREDFSGNDGGGGRTRAISGKLIENAGVNCSTIYGELDPEFADSLGTGSSEIWATGISL; translated from the coding sequence ATGGACACAAGTATTTACAAAGAAGATTTCCAAAAACATGTGTATGCCCTGCAAAATCAAATTTGTGCAGAGCTTAAAAAAATAGATCCTTCTATTGTAATCCAAGAAGACAATTGGAAGAGAGAGGACTTTTCCGGAAATGATGGCGGCGGTGGAAGAACCAGAGCCATTAGCGGTAAATTAATCGAAAATGCTGGTGTAAACTGCTCAACGATTTATGGAGAGTTAGATCCTGAATTTGCGGATAGCCTTGGTACTGGTTCGTCGGAAATATGGGCTACAGGTATTTCCCTAA